From the Perognathus longimembris pacificus isolate PPM17 chromosome 9, ASM2315922v1, whole genome shotgun sequence genome, one window contains:
- the LOC125357614 gene encoding LOW QUALITY PROTEIN: uncharacterized protein LOC125357614 (The sequence of the model RefSeq protein was modified relative to this genomic sequence to represent the inferred CDS: inserted 1 base in 1 codon) → MASPPRGALRGWGPALGWGLALCCLCGAGPLWGGHHEWRKLILTQHWPPTVCKEVSGCRDSLDYWTIHGLWPDKGEDCNRSWHFNLDEIKDLLRDMKTYWPDVIHPSSNRSQFWKHEWDKHGTCAAQVDALNSEKKYFGKSLDLYKQVDLNSVLLKFGIKPSINYYNISDFKDALTRFYGVVPKIQCLLPEKGEQVQTIGQIELCFTKEDLHLRNCTEPGGRPSAERDTWRSERAATQEMMXCEDGPIFYPRPPPGPGTWPVWLVLWRSVPHRRLPTQPGPHSRCSGAQYLTAGFPPSPARAAQCSGAQYLTAGFPPSLAGALALSTSPPASHPPRPARLVLWRSVPHCRLPTQPGPRGWCSGAQYLTAGFPPSLARVAGALALSTLTAGFPPSPARAAGALALSTSPPASHPAWPVLWRSVPHRRLPTQRGRCSGAQYLTAASHPARPVLWRSVPHRRLPTQRGPRGRCSGAQYLTAGFTLLGFAPVSVSCHGARHSPVMWEVLSKC, encoded by the exons ATGGCGTCCCCGCCGCGCGGCGCGCTCCGGGGCTGGGGCCCGGCGCTGGGCTGGGGGCTGGCGCTGTGCTGCCTGTGTGGCGCGGGCCCGTTGTGGGG CGGCCACCACGAGTGGAGAAAGCTCATTTTGACTCAGCATTGGCCTCCCACGGTGTGCAAG GAAGTTAGCGGCTGTCGAGACTCTCTGGATTACTGGACGATTCATGGACTATG GCCTGATAAAGGGGAAGACTGTAATCGATCATGGCACTTTAATTTGGATGAAATTAAG GATCTTTTGCGGGACATGAAGACGTACTGGCCTGATGTAATTCATCCATCTTCTAACCGCAGCCAGTTCTG GAAGCACGAGTGGGATAAGCATGGCACCTGTGCCGCCCAGGTGGATGCCCTCAACTCTGAGAAGAAGTACTTCGGGAAGAGCCTAGATCTGTACAAACAGGTGGACCTCAACAG tgTACTCCTAAAATTTGGAATTAAGCCATCTATCAATTACTATAAT atttcagattttaaaGATGCCCTTACCAGATTCTATGGCGTGGTACCTAAAATCCAGTGCCTCCTGCCAGAAAAG GGGGAGCAGGTGCAAACCATTGGACAGATAGAGTTGTGCTTCACCAAGGAGGACTTGCACTTGCGGAACTGCACTGAGCCCGGGGGACGGCCGTCCGCGGAGAGGGACACGTGGCGGTCGGAGCGGGCTGCGACTCAGGAGATGA TGTGTGAAGACGGCCCCATCTtctacccccgccccccgccaggaCCCGGCA CGTGGCCCGTGTGGCTGGTGCTCTGGCGCTCAGTACCTCACCGCCGGCTTCCCACCCAGCCCGGCCCGCACAGCCGGTGCTCTGGCGCTCAGTACCTCACCGCCGGCTTCCCACCCAGCCCGGCCCGCGCGGCCCAGTGCTCTGGCGCTCAGTACCTCACCGCCGGCTTCCCACCCAGCCTGGCCGGTGCTCTGGCGCTCAGTACCTCACCGCCGGCTTCCCACCCACCCCGGCCCGCGCGGCTGGTGCTCTGGCGCTCAGTACCTCACTGCCGGCTTCCCACCCAGCCTGGCCCGCGCGGCTGGTGCTCTGGCGCTCAGTACCTCACTGCCGGCTTCCCACCCAGCCTGGCCCGTGTGGCTGGTGCTCTGGCGCTCAGTACCCTCACCGCCGGCTTCCCACCCAGCCCGGCCCGCGCGGCTGGTGCTCTGGCGCTCAGTACCTCACCACCGGCTTCCCACCCAGCCTGGCCAGTGCTCTGGCGCTCAGTACCTCACCGCCGGCTTCCCACCCAGCGCGGCCGGTGCTCTGGCGCTCAGTACCTCACCGCGGCTTCCCACCCAGCGCGGCCGGTGCTCTGGCGCTCAGTACCTCACCGCCGGCTTCCCACCCAGCGTGGCCCACGCGGCCGGTGCTCTGGCGCTCAGTACCTCACCGCCGGCTTCACCCTGCTGGGCTTCGCTCCGGTCTCCGTGAGCTGCCACGGTGCCCGGCACAGCCCTGTGATGTGGGAGGTGCTTAGTAAATGCTAG